The following nucleotide sequence is from Zingiber officinale cultivar Zhangliang chromosome 10A, Zo_v1.1, whole genome shotgun sequence.
GCTATAGAGTTGGTACGTCAGAAGTTACCATGATAGAATATGGGACAGTGCTCTAGTGTTATTTTTCAGATTCTAAGAGATGAATACTTATATAAAAAAACACAAAATTATAATTTGGCGTGGATAGTTTGGAGTAAATAGTTCGATCTTAGGGGGTCTTTTggaaaattgatatttgataaatTATAAAATGCGGTGAACAATTTGAATATTATAAAAATCTAAATGCTTAGTTAAgtaaattgcaaaaaaaaaaaaaaaaaaaaaaaaaaaaaaaaaactgtcaCAAAAAAACAAACATGAGAACATCTGCAAAGCTATTAACGTCGGAAGCGTTAatacattttattattattattattattttaatgaaTATGTAGTATTAACACGTTTAAAGTTTTGAACACGTTAATGTTACAGTATTCGAAAAAGTCATCACGTAGGTGTTAATACCTCATACATTAACGTCCGTTGTGGATGCCCTAAGAGGATCGATGCAATACgatgaaagataaaaaaaaacttaaatagaaAGCAAAGCGAAAGATCATGGCTTTATATCGTAAAAGGGCAAAAttggtaaattattatttttattattaacgaTTGACTAATGGTATATATAAAATTAGAATTCCCAATTAGAAATAtggttttagaatttttaaaatacagaCAATCTTAGTGAAATTGATTGTCAATCTTTTTTAAagataaataaaatcaattggcAATCTTTACCAAATTATTAAATACCTTAACATCCTGTATAAATCTTGTTCTTTTGTGGATCATAAATTTGAGGATGGAGTGCGATATTTCTGGTATGAATATATGaatattattctttttttttttacttcgaaTGTGAGGTAAAGAACACAATCGAACCGTCAATCCAAATAATCAGAAGAGCTTAGTGTCCGGAAATGTGTTCAAGCTCTCCAGTTGATATAATCACTTAAGCTATTGAACTGAGTCACCAGCATATAAATGAaccaatttaaaaatattaataaccaAGTCATAAATTCTGAAAAGAAATTCCATGAGCATGCACGTTTCCATCAAACTTATTGAAACTTGTCTATCCATCTATTAAAAAATCTAAAGCTATGATTTTGACAATGTCTTGTAAGGCCGAATAAATAAAACAACACTCTACGATTCAAAAATAAACTGAAAGCTTTTTATCTATCTTGTCTTGCACTGCTGAACATTTTTGCAACAATTTGGCTAAATGCTCATCCAACTtaggaagaggaattgcaagtgGTGATCTATATTTGTGCTCCCTTGCTACATTGTTAGTCTTTTCAGCATCGTCATCTTGATGCGCTATAGGAGCCAAAATAGAAACTGTGGGCTCATTAGCCATTAAAGATGAAGTTGAAGGCTTGGCAGGTGGAATAGGTCGCTCTGGAAGTGAAATATCACAGCTAATCTCGACAATCTCATCAAAACAAGGTTTTGATGTTAAAAGATGCATTGATTGAACTCCTGAAACACTTGAACTTGAAGATAGATTGGCAGTGATGTCATGAGGATACTCAACAGCAAAAAGGTTGTCTGCATTCTGCACCAACAAATATGCCACCGAGCAAGCCATATCTTTCAGACTCATTAATCGCCAATTCTGGATCCTCCTGAATATTATAGACCACCTCGGAAGGACATAGTAACAAGAGCCACAAAGCTCAATATCAGCACTAGTCTGAACCATTATTCCCGCCTCTCTAGCAGCTACTTCAGGGCTCAACATGTGACATGTTTTGCTCATGTAGCTTTCCAGACATTCTTCAAGAGCCAACTTTTGGTGATGGATCTCTAGGCTAGTATGAGAACTTTGCTTCAGCCAGGAAATATCATTCAAAAATTCTGGTAACTTACAAGCATTTATAGCACTAGTGAGTCCTTGAATTCGTACAGGTGAACTCCAGCCAATGCTTGGTAAGAAGGTATTTACAAAACATCGTTCGTAGCTCAAATTCTCAAGGAGATCAACCTCAGGACACGGCCAATTATTCCTATTCAAGGAAGCAGCTCTTGCAATTTCCTCTACCAATTTGTCCAATGCTGCATTGAAAACTGAAATAAAATGGTTTGGACCAAAGTTAGAGGCGTTAGCATTTCCTACAATCTCTGCATAAGATAACAAATATTGCAGGACAACTTCTCGGGTATTTATAAGATTAACACTAGGTTGCTCGGGTGAATTCTTAGCTAACCACAGGAGACCCTCTCTCAGTTTATCATCCTGGAAAAAGCCAATCTGTTTCTCTCTGGGGAGGCTACAGCATATGAATATAACTGAAAATAAAGAAACCCTTGTCATATCAGCATCATGAAGGCCAAGCTTCTGCATTATTGTGAATGAAGGGTCAGAGATTCCTTGGTCATACACATCACCGCTTACTATCAAAAAGGGTAGGTTGGATCCAGATGGTATGCATGCTATAGCATTATGAAGCCACACTCTTTGCATTTCCCATGGAATACTCTCTGATACATGGAAAATGATTGAAGTAGCCCCATCAACAAGATAATCTTTAGCAAGTATATTATAATCATCACAATTGGCCTCGCGAACTACAGTTAAGCAGCAGTTGTTACAAGCACTAAATTGGTTGTTAATCCAACTCCTCCATATTGATAAATGCGGCACAGAAACCACTGGTTTGCTTTTTTCGTTAGTAGAACCCATAACTTTTGAGAGTAACCATCTTGAAGACGCACCGTTAGATTGCCCCATCATGTGTAATGGCTGGACAAGTACAATAAGCTTCCAGCAAAGACATCTAGCATTGGGATTTCTTGAACTTAATATTGGTGCAACCAATTCTGAAACATTAATAGTTGACCATGATTCTTCTTGTTTCCTATATCTCTCTCTTACAGCAAAATCAATGTTAAGCTCATTGCCGGCAAGGCTTGGAAGCTGATTAATCCAACaaatttaacaattaaatcaatcaTCAAAAAGCTTGCCAAATTCAGAGATTAAAATCAGAATTACTCACGGTTTTAAATTGTCGAATGGGTGGACCCAGAAATAGGGAATTAAATGCTGAATTTGCTAGCATAATTTTTTGCTCACGTCTTTCTCTCCTTTTAGTTGCTTGCTGCTTCCATTTTCTGATTATTAAGCAAAGTAGCAGAAAAAACAATAAGAAATTAAAAAACTTATGCAAGTTACTAATAGTGTGGTAAGAGAAGTAATGAACCTCAAGATCAACTTAAGCTTCACTCGaatttctctcttttttcttGCGTGTTGCTTCCATTTCCTGATTATCATCCAAAGGAGGGGGCAACCAGAAAAGGACAATGAGCACTAATGTAAGTTCTTGATAgtgaaatttcaaaattcataatgCTGTAAAAAGAGCAAATGAAGAACCTCAAAATAAGTCTCAGCTTCTCATTTGCAGCTTGATTCGTCTGGTAAGGCATTaacaatttttcttttgtttctggTTCTCTATTTATAACTCGATGAAATTGTGAAGTAGAGGTGACCTTGTTGACTATAGAACTTATAGGTACTATGTTCCTGACAGAAGTCACATCTGGAATGGGCATACATTTATAATTCAGGAGTGGATCTCCTTGATGGAAAGCCTGGGAACCATTGGCAAACATTTTGACCGGAGAGACCACGGTTTGAGTCATAGGAACTGTATCCTGGCGATGGACAGCCTCCTTGCTAAGCATAGGAACAACTGCATATGGTATCCCACCAACAAATGCAGATTGAAATGAACCACTTACACTATGATTGTGTGAGAATGTATTTGCTTCTGCTTCAACCATTTTTTCATCATTAATTTGCACATCAAGGGTCTTTCTTGGGTCAGTAATGGCCCCAAGAGCAGTAAAATCACCATGGTCATGAATTGTGTCTTTGCTTCTAATTTTTGAAGTATCTACTTCAGATGCATCAACTCTTTGTTCAAACATCTCCAACTCCATAGATATAGTTTGTCTTTTCTCAGCCACAGGGAAGATAATGGGACTAGAACAAATATCATGAACAACCCTCTCTGATTTCTTGAGGAGCACAAACTGTGAACGTTTTGTAGGGAAATCCTCTTCACTGTTAAGAAAAGGTCCTCCCTTCACCATATAGGTTTCCTCAAATTCCTTTAATTCAAATCCATgatgttttaaaagattttctacATCCTCTCCCTAAGAATCAGAGACGAATTAAATAACAGCTTTTGGACAAGCAAAATAGGAAAGTTACTTGACCCAAACAAACAAATTTTCACATACCTCCAAGCCCAGCCATCTTATAACATCTGCGATAGGGATTCCTTGATTATTTGGAAGACTACTGTGTAGAGAAGCAAGTGCCTTTTTTCTTATCTGGAAAAAAGAGCTCTATTTAAGCTCTCATCAAACCATAACAATGTGTATATGGAGAGTAACTCAAACAGTCTAAGCATTCTAATAACATCAGCCACATGAGCAGGGAATTCCTCTCAGTAGAgatctttgaaaaataaaaataaaaatgtcatTTGAAAAGAAACCAGATACAAAACGCATAAGGCTTCTTTCACAATTTGCACTAGATTGAATTTGTACAAGAAATGTTTGCTTTTGTTTTGTGTTCTAGCACTTGGGTTTTCAATATAGATGTCGATCACAAAAAAATCAAAGTGGCAAATCTTTTAACCTGATCTTTAATTTACTCACACTAGATTGGTTGGATATAGATGTTTCATGCAACCTACCACATCAAGGGAGCAATCACTGATAACTATTTTTAGTCATCACCTCTCCTCCATTTCACATCGTAGGATAGAAAAACAACAATCAACACGGGAGATGTGCAAAGAATCACAACCCATATATCCAAGGATTATGCAGGAAAAAGGGGGCAAATGGCAAATTAACTTTTAGTCAATGATTTTCACCATTTGACTAGACTTCAACCCTATTAATATGAGAATTTAATGGGTTCATTTATATTCACAATTTCTGATGTCAAGTTATTTATTGGAAACTCAAAAACTAGAAGTATGTGACAAACATGCAACACTTTCTAAGAATGTATATGAAAGAagcagaaagaagaaagaagacacaCCTTAGTAAAGTGAGCATGCATCAAGCATGCCTGTAGGTAAGTTGCCTTTCGTGCAAGATGAAAGAAGTTTATATAATTACCCATTTTACAAGCTCTGGAAAGGAAAGCTTCTTTGTTATAATTGCTATGAAAAAATAAAACCAATATAAGCCAGTAAAAGTTCTGGGTAAA
It contains:
- the LOC122026363 gene encoding SAC3 family protein B-like isoform X1, with the protein product MAFQRVKQSASLPTPPQPDISHENKRAASDQVNWLQSSPQKTKVPSPTHSPRNSPVYYTDSMPRGRSKMVDYSDVYDNGNDGSTRHTHSKVHKRSRSPNQPSTSDLGSSSARPDSRREVQAKTRQLTYFRVEPRQPTENLLVSEDQTTENFSMPQTRFKLVDDSYLYDNGEDASANHPQSRSYKRDRSPNQPSASVLSSSSHQHDSDREIQAKARRLARFGVELSQPTENRVKSKDQSSESKLHHTSLDMDTHKLSEKTGSSSRGDSLLQSEGVESSTAVVGLCPDMCPESERAERERKGDLDSYERLDGERNQTSKYLAVKKYTRTAERDANLIRPMPVLQKTIDYLLSLLNQPYDEDFLNIYNFLWDRMRAIRMDLRMQHIFNDRAIFMLEQMIRLHIIAMHELCEYSKGEGFSQGFDAHLNIEQMNKTSVELFHMYDDHRKKGISVSTEKEFRGYYALLKVDKHPGYKVDPMELTRDLAKMTPEIRRSSEILFARNVARACKMGNYINFFHLARKATYLQACLMHAHFTKIRKKALASLHSSLPNNQGIPIADVIRWLGLEGEDVENLLKHHGFELKEFEETYMVKGGPFLNSEEDFPTKRSQFVLLKKSERVVHDICSSPIIFPVAEKRQTISMELEMFEQRVDASEVDTSKIRSKDTIHDHGDFTALGAITDPRKTLDVQINDEKMVEAEANTFSHNHSVSGSFQSAFVGGIPYAVVPMLSKEAVHRQDTVPMTQTVVSPVKMFANGSQAFHQGDPLLNYKCMPIPDVTSVRNIVPISSIVNKVTSTSQFHRVINREPETKEKLLMPYQTNQAANEKLRLILRKWKQHARKKREIRVKLKLILRKWKQQATKRRERREQKIMLANSAFNSLFLGPPIRQFKTLPSLAGNELNIDFAVRERYRKQEESWSTINVSELVAPILSSRNPNARCLCWKLIVLVQPLHMMGQSNGASSRWLLSKVMGSTNEKSKPVVSVPHLSIWRSWINNQFSACNNCCLTVVREANCDDYNILAKDYLVDGATSIIFHVSESIPWEMQRVWLHNAIACIPSGSNLPFLIVSGDVYDQGISDPSFTIMQKLGLHDADMTRVSLFSVIFICCSLPREKQIGFFQDDKLREGLLWLAKNSPEQPSVNLINTREVVLQYLLSYAEIVGNANASNFGPNHFISVFNAALDKLVEEIARAASLNRNNWPCPEVDLLENLSYERCFVNTFLPSIGWSSPVRIQGLTSAINACKLPEFLNDISWLKQSSHTSLEIHHQKLALEECLESYMSKTCHMLSPEVAAREAGIMVQTSADIELCGSCYYVLPRWSIIFRRIQNWRLMSLKDMACSVAYLLVQNADNLFAVEYPHDITANLSSSSSVSGVQSMHLLTSKPCFDEIVEISCDISLPERPIPPAKPSTSSLMANEPTVSILAPIAHQDDDAEKTNNVAREHKYRSPLAIPLPKLDEHLAKLLQKCSAVQDKIDKKLSVYF
- the LOC122026363 gene encoding SAC3 family protein B-like isoform X2, giving the protein MTLIAFICREIQAKARRLARFGVELSQPTENRVKSKDQSSESKLHHTSLDMDTHKLSEKTGSSSRGDSLLQSEGVESSTAVVGLCPDMCPESERAERERKGDLDSYERLDGERNQTSKYLAVKKYTRTAERDANLIRPMPVLQKTIDYLLSLLNQPYDEDFLNIYNFLWDRMRAIRMDLRMQHIFNDRAIFMLEQMIRLHIIAMHELCEYSKGEGFSQGFDAHLNIEQMNKTSVELFHMYDDHRKKGISVSTEKEFRGYYALLKVDKHPGYKVDPMELTRDLAKMTPEIRRSSEILFARNVARACKMGNYINFFHLARKATYLQACLMHAHFTKIRKKALASLHSSLPNNQGIPIADVIRWLGLEGEDVENLLKHHGFELKEFEETYMVKGGPFLNSEEDFPTKRSQFVLLKKSERVVHDICSSPIIFPVAEKRQTISMELEMFEQRVDASEVDTSKIRSKDTIHDHGDFTALGAITDPRKTLDVQINDEKMVEAEANTFSHNHSVSGSFQSAFVGGIPYAVVPMLSKEAVHRQDTVPMTQTVVSPVKMFANGSQAFHQGDPLLNYKCMPIPDVTSVRNIVPISSIVNKVTSTSQFHRVINREPETKEKLLMPYQTNQAANEKLRLILRKWKQHARKKREIRVKLKLILRKWKQQATKRRERREQKIMLANSAFNSLFLGPPIRQFKTLPSLAGNELNIDFAVRERYRKQEESWSTINVSELVAPILSSRNPNARCLCWKLIVLVQPLHMMGQSNGASSRWLLSKVMGSTNEKSKPVVSVPHLSIWRSWINNQFSACNNCCLTVVREANCDDYNILAKDYLVDGATSIIFHVSESIPWEMQRVWLHNAIACIPSGSNLPFLIVSGDVYDQGISDPSFTIMQKLGLHDADMTRVSLFSVIFICCSLPREKQIGFFQDDKLREGLLWLAKNSPEQPSVNLINTREVVLQYLLSYAEIVGNANASNFGPNHFISVFNAALDKLVEEIARAASLNRNNWPCPEVDLLENLSYERCFVNTFLPSIGWSSPVRIQGLTSAINACKLPEFLNDISWLKQSSHTSLEIHHQKLALEECLESYMSKTCHMLSPEVAAREAGIMVQTSADIELCGSCYYVLPRWSIIFRRIQNWRLMSLKDMACSVAYLLVQNADNLFAVEYPHDITANLSSSSSVSGVQSMHLLTSKPCFDEIVEISCDISLPERPIPPAKPSTSSLMANEPTVSILAPIAHQDDDAEKTNNVAREHKYRSPLAIPLPKLDEHLAKLLQKCSAVQDKIDKKLSVYF